The window CAGTGGCAACCGCTGCATATTCACCACGCGGCCAGCCACGTGACCGGGCGTATTTCCCTGCTCGAAGGGACGCTGGCGGAGCTGGTGTTTGATACGCCGCTGTGGCTGGCCGATAACGACAGACTGGTGCTGCGCGATATTTCTGCCCGCACGACGCTTGCGGGTGCACGCGTGGTGACGCTCAACCCGCCGCGTCGTGGCAAACGTAAACCGGAGTATCTGCAGTGGCTATCGGCGCTGGAAAACGCACAGAATGACGGTGACGCGCTGGCAGTGCATCTGACGCGTGGCGCGGTGAACATCCCCGATTTCGCATGGGCGCGCCAGCTTAACGGCGACGGTATGCGCCCGTTGATTGAGCAACATGGTTTTATTCAGGCTGGATATAGCTTGTTGAATGCCTCTGTTGCCGCCCGCTGGCAGCGTAAAATTTTGGATACGCTGGCGACGTACCACGAGCAGCATCGCGATGAGCCGGGACCGGGGCGTGAGCGTCTGCGGCGCATGGCGCTGCCGATGGAAGACGAAGCGCTGGTCCTGCTGCTGATCGAAAAAATGCGCGATAGCGGCGTTATCCATAGCCACCATGGCTGGCTGCATTTACCGGACCATAAGGCCGGCTTTAGCGATGAGCAGCAGGCCATCTGGCAAAAAGTTGAGCCTCTCTTCGGCGATGAGGCGTGGTGGGTGCGGGACCTGGCGAAAGAAACGGGCACTGATGAGCAGGCCATGCGTCTGGCGCTACGGCAGGCAGCGCAGCAGGGCATCATTACCGCGATCGTCAAAGATCGCTATTATCGTAACGATCGCATCGTGGCTTTTGCCAATATGATCCGCGAACTGGATCTGGAAAGAGGATCAACCTGTGCCGCTGATTTCCGCGACAGGCTGAATGTGGGACGTAAATTGGCTATCCAAATTCTGGAATATTTTGACCGTATTGGGTTTACCCGTCGCCGGGGAAATGATCATTTATTACGCGATGCATTACTGTTTCCCGAAAAGTAATGACACAATTAATTCATAGAAAACATGAATTAATACAAAATAGCGGTTGATTTATATAAGCACATTAGATTTTAAACCTAATGTGCTTTTTTAATTTCTGGTGTTATTAAAATAACAACCACGATCATATTTTGATGGGATTTTCACACGTATGCTGCCTACCTCTTTAGAGTAATTAAGGATTGTACAATGGCTGCTTCAACATTTTTTATCCCATCTGTGAACGTAATCGGTACTGGTGCATTGAAGGATGCCATGAATACAATGGCGGAATATGGATTCCGTCGTACGTTAATCGTGACGGATGCCATGCTGACCCAATTAGGGATGGCGGGCGATATTCAAAAGACCTTACAGGAACGTGATATTTTCAGTGTTATTTTTGATGGTACACATCCTAACCCAACTACCAGCAACGTTGCGGCAGGTCTGAAACTTCTGCAAGAACACCAGTGTGATAGCGTTATTTCCCTGGGCGGCGGCTCACCACATGACTGTGCGAAAGGCATTGCGCTGGTGGCGGCTAACGGCGGCGACATTCGTGACTACGAAGGCGTTGACCGTTCTGCAAAACCACAGCTGCCGATGATTGCCATCAACACCACGGCGGGTACGGCATCTGAAATGACCCGTTTCTGCATCATCACTGATGAAGAACGCCACATTAAAATGGCGATTGTTGATAAGCACGTAACCCCGCTGCTGTCGGTAAATGATTCCTCGCTGATGGTCGGTATGCCGAAGTCTCTGACGGCGGCCACCGGTATGGATGCGCTGACCCACGCCATTGAAGCCTATGTTTCCACTGCTGCCACGCCGATTACCGATGCTTGTGCACTCAAAGCGGTAACG of the Citrobacter freundii genome contains:
- the selB gene encoding selenocysteine-specific translation elongation factor, with amino-acid sequence MIIATAGHVDHGKTTLLQAITGVNADRLPEEKKRGMTIDLGYAYWPQPDGRVLGFIDVPGHEKFLSNMLAGVGGIDHALLVVACDDGVMAQTREHLQILQLTGNPQLTVALTKADRVDDARIDDVRAEVQSTLANFGFAGATLFVTAASEGLGIDALREHLLQLPARELARNHTFRLAIDRAFTVKGAGLVVTGTALSGEVNVGDTLWLTGVNKPMRVRSLHAQNQATEYAHAGQRIALNIAGDAEKEQLTRGDWLLSDAPPDALTRVIVSLEHAAPLTQWQPLHIHHAASHVTGRISLLEGTLAELVFDTPLWLADNDRLVLRDISARTTLAGARVVTLNPPRRGKRKPEYLQWLSALENAQNDGDALAVHLTRGAVNIPDFAWARQLNGDGMRPLIEQHGFIQAGYSLLNASVAARWQRKILDTLATYHEQHRDEPGPGRERLRRMALPMEDEALVLLLIEKMRDSGVIHSHHGWLHLPDHKAGFSDEQQAIWQKVEPLFGDEAWWVRDLAKETGTDEQAMRLALRQAAQQGIITAIVKDRYYRNDRIVAFANMIRELDLERGSTCAADFRDRLNVGRKLAIQILEYFDRIGFTRRRGNDHLLRDALLFPEK
- the yiaY gene encoding L-threonine dehydrogenase, with protein sequence MAASTFFIPSVNVIGTGALKDAMNTMAEYGFRRTLIVTDAMLTQLGMAGDIQKTLQERDIFSVIFDGTHPNPTTSNVAAGLKLLQEHQCDSVISLGGGSPHDCAKGIALVAANGGDIRDYEGVDRSAKPQLPMIAINTTAGTASEMTRFCIITDEERHIKMAIVDKHVTPLLSVNDSSLMVGMPKSLTAATGMDALTHAIEAYVSTAATPITDACALKAVTMIAENLTVAVEEGSNAQAREAMAYAQFLAGMAFNNASLGYVHAMAHQLGGFYNLPHGVCNAVLLPHVQVFNSKVAAARLRDCAAAMGVNVADMSEAQGAEACIAAIRELAQKVAIPAGLRDLNVKEEDFAILATNALKDACGFTNPIQATHEEIMAIYRAAM